In Juglans microcarpa x Juglans regia isolate MS1-56 chromosome 7D, Jm3101_v1.0, whole genome shotgun sequence, the following are encoded in one genomic region:
- the LOC121239422 gene encoding 40S ribosomal protein S14-3 has translation MSKRKTREPKEENVTLGPATREGEQVFGVAHIYASFNDTFLHVTDLSGRETLVRITGGMKVKADRDESSPYAAMLAAQDVAQRCKELGITALHIKLRATGGNKTKTPGPGAQSALRALARSGMKIGRIEDVTPIPSDSTRRKGGRRGRRL, from the exons ATG TCGAAGCGAAAGACAAGGGAGCCAAAGGAAGAAAATGTGACCCTTGGGCCTGCTACGCGTGAAGGAGAACAAGTTTTTGGTGTGGCTCACATTTATGCATCCTTTAATGATACCTTCTTG CATGTGACTGATTTGTCTGGACGAGAGACACTAGTTCGCATCACTG GTGGCATGAAGGTAAAGGCTGATAGGGATGAGTCCTCACCGTATGCTGCCATGCTTGCAGCTCAAGATGTAGCACAGAGATGCAAG GAACTTGGCATCACTGCTCTTCATATCAAGCTCCGTGCTACTGGAGGAAATAAAACCAAGACTCCAGGTCCTGGTGCTCAGTCTGCACTTCGGGCCCTTGCTCGTTCTGGAATGAAGATTGGTCGCATTG AGGATGTGACACCAATTCCCAGTGACAGCACACGAAGAAAGGGTGGTCGAAGAGGGAGAAGACTGTAG
- the LOC121239418 gene encoding germin-like protein 9-3 — MASTIFSIKFFSLFISSIAIIGMATAGDPNIISDFVLPQNATLIDGNFFTFTGMRSLFLSSPPTTFKVLKASMAEFPALNGQSVSYAVLEFANGTINPPHIHPRSAELLFLLGGTLQVGFVDTTNKLFTQTLEAGDLFVFPKGLVHFQYNADPQGFALALSAFGSANAGTVSIPNTLFTTGIDDNVLAKSFKTDVATIQALKAALGAPKP; from the coding sequence ATGGCCTCTACAATCTTTTCCATCAAATTCTtctcattatttatttcttcgATTGCCATCATCGGAATGGCGACAGCCGGAGATCCAAATATCATCTCCGATTTTGTACTCCCCCAAAATGCCACTTTAATTGATGGAAATTTCTTCACATTTACTGGCATGCGCTCCCTTTTCTTGTCTAGCCCTCCCACAACCTTTAAGGTATTGAAAGCAAGCATGGCTGAATTTCCAGCTCTCAACGGGCAGAGTGTTTCCTATGCTGTATTGGAATTTGCTAATGGCACCATTAATCCACCCCACATCCATCCTCGCTCTGCCGAGCTCCTTTTCCTACTTGGGGGTACCCTTCAGGTAGGATTTGTTGATACAACCAATAAGCTATTTACTCAAACATTGGAAGCGGGTGATTTGTTTGTGTTTCCCAAAGGACTTGTGCACTTCCAGTACAATGCTGACCCTCAAGGTTTTGCTTTAGCACTTTCAGCTTTTGGTAGCGCAAATGCTGGAACTGTTTCAATTCCTAACACTTTGTTCACCACTGGCATTGACGATAATGTGTTGGCTAAATCCTTCAAGACTGACGTTGCCACCATTCAAGCTCTTAAGGCTGCTCTTGGTGCTCCCAAGCCCTGA
- the LOC121239420 gene encoding germin-like protein 9-3: MASKVFSLKFFSLMISSFAIIQVTTAGDPDILSDFLTHPNVTIIDGNFFTFTGMRSLVGSDPPTTFKALKASMAEFPALNGQSVSFAVLEYANGTINPPHTHPRSAELLFLVEGTLQVGFVDTTNKLFTQKLQEGDLFVFPKGLVHFQYNADPQSFAIAVSAFGSANPGTVSIPNTLFTTGIDDTVLAKSFKTNVATIQALKFALAPKP; encoded by the coding sequence ATGGCCTCTAAAGTTTTCTCCCTCAAATTCTTCTCACTAATGATTTCTTCATTTGCCATCATCCAAGTGACAACAGCCGGAGATCCAGATATCCTTTCTGACTTTTTAACCCACCCAAATGTCACCATAATCGATGGAAATTTCTTCACATTTACTGGCATGCGTTCCCTTGTCGGGTCTGATCCTCCCACAACCTTTAAGGCGTTGAAAGCAAGCATGGCTGAATTCCCAGCTCTCAATGGGCAGAGTGTTTCCTTTGCTGTACTGGAATATGCAAATGGAACCATCAATCCACCACACACTCATCCTCGTTCCGCTGAGCTCCTTTTTCTAGTTGAGGGTACCCTTCAAGTAGGGTTTGTTGATACAACCAACAAGCTCTTTACTCAGAAACTGCAAGAGGGTGATTTGTTTGTGTTTCCCAAAGGACTTGTGCACTTTCAGTACAATGCTGACCCACAAAGTTTTGCTATAGCAGTTTCAGCTTTTGGGAGTGCAAATCCTGGAACTGTTTCAATTCCCAACACTTTGTTCACCACTGGCATTGATGATACTGTGTTGGCCAAATCCTTCAAGACCAATGTTGCCACCATTCAAGCTCTTAAGTTTGCTCTTGCTCCCAAGCCATGA